The DNA region CAGGGATCCGATATATTTTACATCGTGGTTTAATATATTATGACCACACACAAAAGGGGTGCCTCTTATAAATTCAGTAAAAGCTGTCGCCGAGGTTTGGTGAAAGATATTATTATCATCCTTAATACAGCCAAAATCAAGGACTTTTCCAGTCTTCGGATCAACCTCAGTATCTATAAAGACGATAGCGCTCAAAACCTATTAACTTAGCTCAAGTGTATTATTTGCAATCTTAGTCTATCTGGTGCAATGCAAATTACTATTATAGTAAATATATTGAATGCTTAATAATAAGTTTATTTTAAAAACATAAATAACTGACAGAATAAAAACCTTATTTTGAACTTATGGCCGGTGTTACCCGGCATTTAAAACACAAAGCCCCGATATTTGCGATATCGGGGCTTCTAATTATCCAATCTTATAACTGTTATCCCAGTTGCAGATCTTTTTGCTGTACAGCGCCTGGTTGCCCAGGTGCACACTGATGGCGGTGCGGGCTCCCGTGAATACATTACTATCCGGTAGCTCATTATGCAGTATTTTCTGATAAAAATCGTTGAATGCATACCAGGTACCATCTTTCGTCGCCTCGGGCAGAATGGGTGTGCCTCCTTCTTTATTCCATACAATACGTGTTGCACCGGTTACGCCGTCTACTGTCCCTTTTTCTTTCAATAGTTTTTTCTCGGGGTAAAACATGCCCTGATCAGTTAGCAGGGATACAGTACCCAGGGTACCTTTAATCTTGAAAAGATAGCCGTCATGCGCATTGCCGCACATTGCGCCGAAATTACCGATCAGGCCCAGGTCCGGGTAACGTAACATCAGTTGCACGTTATCATAGGTCTCCCGGCCATCTTTAAACACATCTATCCCGCCGGTGGCAAAAAATTCCTGCGGATGGGTATCAAAAACCCAGTTAATAAAATCAATCTGGTGCGAAAGCAGTTCGGCCGCCAGTCCGCCCGAATATTCTTTGTACATGCGCCAGTTGATGGCCCGTTCCAGTGAAGGATCAGGCACCGGGCGTCGCCAGTTGCCATTGCGGTCCCAGCGGCAATCTACTTGCGTTACTTTGCCCAGGTAGCCTTTATTGATCATCTCTTTAACCCGGTAATATAAAGGCGAATAGCGGTACTGGTGACCAACCTGCAGCACCTGGTTGCTGCGCCCATGCATCAGGCTCACAAGTTCAAGCGCTTGATCAATGGTATAGGTCATCGTTTTTTCCAGGTATAAATGCTTGCCCGAGCGGATAACATTAGCAGCCACAGCGTAGTGCAGGTAAAGCGGAACAGCAACGATGATCGCCTCCACCTGCTTATCATCAATTAATTTACGGTAATCCGTATATGTTTTCACTGAACCAGGCTTAACCAGTTTTTGTGCTGCTGTCAGCCTGAAATCGAGCACATCGCACAAGGCAGTAATGCGGAACTGATCGGGCATTCCGTTAAGGATATTCATAATCCCGGTACCACGGTCGCCACAGCCTACCACTGCAATTTTAACGGGATCGGCCCCGGGCTGTATTGCGCTCAGGTTTTGGTTTAGCAATAGTCCGCCTGTTAGCAGGCCTGTATTTTTCAAAAAAGTTCTTCTCTCCATTTATCCAGTTTTATTGTTGATATCCTTTAAAGTAAGCAGTAACCGTATCTGCTATACGGCCATCCGGCTTCCGGTATACAATATAAGCACCCAGATCCTTCCGGTTTTTCAGAAAGTTCAATGTACGTTTTAATCCCATTGTCATAAACCCGTTATCATAACCATCCGCTGTTATTGCGTCTTTTGCATAAACGGTAACGCTGATCATTTCGTTTTGTATTGGGTAACCTGTTAACGGATCCATCAGGTGCGAAACCTGTTTGCCGCCTGCTTTATGATGTTTGCGGTAATTGCCGGATGTAGTAATGGCGCCATCCCCCGGTTCGATCACTTTACGCATAGGGGCCGGATTCAGATCATCTCCACTGATGCCTTCAATACCCACCTTAAATGGTTCGTTTCCGGGTTTATGGCCTTTAATACGTAATTCGCCACCCAATTCGATGAGATAGTTATGAATGGAATGCCGTTCCAATAACGAAGCCAGCAGATCGACAGAATAGCCCTGCGCAATGCCGTTGAGATCCAGTTGTACATCTGGACTGGTTTTATGCAAAAAAGTTCCTGTCAAATTGATTTTATTTGCCCCTACATGATGAAGGAGACCTTGCACTTCTTTCTGATCGGGGTCATGCCCCGGTTTAATTACACCAAATCCCCAGGCATCAACCAAAGGTTTCACTGTGGGGTCAACCAGGCCCCTGGTTGCGTGGCTGATCTGCAGCGCACGGGTGATCAACACACGAAAAATCTCATCTATACGGATACCTTTTGCAGAACGGTTGAACTGGCAGATAAGCGAATTAGGCAGATATAAGGATACCGACTGATCAAAACGCTTTAACAGGCTATCCGTTTGCGCTGTATTCACCAGGCTGTCGGGCGCATAATACACGATACTATATGTGGTACCTTGTGCGTACCCCCTCAGCTCGAAGCGGCGAAGCGGCTCCTGCTGTACGAAAGCACAGCATATCAAAATAAAGACGCAAGGATACGCCAGTAAGGTCGTTTTCATAGTCAGATAGCCAAATGTAAGCATTCAGCCGCTTTTTCATCTCATTGCGTGAAATAAGCAAGGAACGATCCTGTTGCTTACCGCGGCGCTATCCCGGTCTAAGCTTCCTGATTTGGCGGGCATCACCGCTGCCAGGGCTGCTATTGAAGGGTTAACCTGTGTCATGGTTACAAATACACAGCAAGCCGGATTTATTGCAAAGAAGCTTCAATTATTGAACATTTTAGACCAATTTTTAAACCCCAATTTATTGTTATGTTAATACGTTTGTTTCAACCAACTATAGATCTGTTCCTCTGAAAAGGAAAAATTACTTTCCTATCTGAAATCCTGTGGACAAGCTATCTGTGGATGAACACATACCTTATATAACATGCATTTTAAAAAACTGAACTTATTAGCGATTTTATTATTTAGTTTAGGCTTAGAAGCGAACGGGCAAAAAAGCAAAACCGTTTACTCCTGGCAGCATTTACCCGGCGCCGAACTTCCATCCTTTAAAACCGACACCTTTAACATTGAAAAATTTGGTGCCAAACCAAACGGATTTACACTTAATACGCAAAGCATTAATGATGCCGTCAGCGCCTGTAATAAAAACGGCGGTGGCGTGGTACTTATTCCTCCAGGGTTTTGGTTGACCGGCCCTATCGTGATGCAAAGTAATGTCAATCTTCACCTGAGCCAGGCTGCTGTATTACAGTTTACATCGGATAAAGGCCGCTTTCCCCTTGTTGAAGGAAATTTTGAAGGGCACAAGTCAATCCGGAACCAGTCTCCGATCTCAGGTAAAGACCTGCAAAACATCGCTATTACCGGCGAGGGTATTGTTGACGGGCATGGAGAGGTTTGGCGGGCAATGGGTAAAGACAATATTACCGACCGCGATTGGAAAGCGCTCATTGCTTCGGGCGGTGAGCTTAGCGACGACGGCCGTACCTGGTACCCTTCGGCCAGTTACGCAAAAGGTGCCCGTACCCGGAATGCCGGCTATATGCAAACCGGCAAAAAGCCAGAAGATTACCAGGAGATAAAAGATTTTTTCCGACCTAACCTCGTCGTATTCAGTAATTGTAAAAAGGTGCTGTTGCAGGGTACCACCTTTCAAAACTCCGCAGCATGGTGCCTTCATACGCTGCAATGCGAAGATCTGACGTTTGATGGTGTGCATATCCGCAACCCCTCAAACGCACAGAACGGAGATGGCATGGACATTGAGTCCTGTTCAAACGTGCGGGTAGTTAATTGCACTATTGATGCCGGAGATGACGGGATCTGTATTAAATCGGGGAAAGATGAAGAAGGCCGCAAAGTTGGCAAACCTTGTCAAAACATTTTGATCCAAAACAATGTAGTATACCGGGCGCATGGCGGCTTCGTGATTGGCAGCGAGATGTCAGGGGGCGCACATGATATTTTTGTTTCGGATTGCAGTTTTTTTGGCACTGATAATGGCTTACGTTTTAAAACAGTAAGAGGGCGTGGCGGCGTGGTTGAAAATATTTATATCCGAAACATTTCTATGCGCGATATTGTGCGCGATGCTATCCTGTTCGATATGTATTATTTTACTAAGGCACCATCATTGGCCCAAACCGGCGGTGAAGAAGAAAAACCACCCGTTAATGATGGGACACCGCAATTTCGCAATTTTTATATTAATGATGTGGTTTGCGATGGCGCCAACCGGGCAATGCTCATCCGCGGCCTGCCCGAAATGAGCATCAAGGACATCCACCTAAAAAACATTTCGATCAAGGCCGATCAAGGCGCCGAAATTATTGATGCCAGCGACGTTAGCCTGACCAACGTAATGCTGCAATGCAAAAGCACCAAGCCGTTGGTTCATATAGAAAACAGCAACAAAATCAGGATCGATACCCTTGCATCAGCGGCAAAACCCGATCTGCTGTTGAGCATTAATGGTAAGTATATGGGCCAGGTTAATTTATTGCACACTGATACCAGTTCGGTTGGCCAGGTGGCAGAATTTAAATATGGTGCCGATAAATCCGCGTTAATAACCACAAAATAACCGACAGGATAAATGATGAAACATTTGCTCTTCAAATTTACCGCACTGGCATTGATGATCTTTTCAACCCATGTACAGGCACAAAACTTTATGGAAATATGGCCGCATGGCCATATCCCAAATTCTAAAAACCTGCGGCTTACGGATAGCGTAGCTAATGAACGCATTTATAGGGTAATGCTGCCGGGAATGTACGCGTTCTTTCCCGGAAAACAGGAAAACAAGGGTACCGCGGTGGTCATTTGCCCGGGCGGCGGCTATGAACGGCTTGCCTACGTAATCAGCGGGCTGCAATTGGCAAAATGGTTCAACACCATGGGTATTTCGGCATTTGTGCTTAACTACCGCCTTCCTAACTCTCCTGACCTGAAACAGCGTGAGATTGGTCCCTTGATGGATGCACAGCGGGCCATTCGGTACATCAGGGCCAACGCAGCAAAATGGGGAATTAATCCTGACAAGATCGGCATCATGGGTACATCATCAGGTGGGCACCTTGCTGCTACCGCGGCTACCAAAACTACCGACGTAAGTGCAATTAAGGACAGCCTTGACCGTGTTTCATTCAGGCCGGATTTTGCCATTCTTATTTCGCCGGTGATCGACCTAAGCACATCATATGCACATGCGGGTAGTGTCAAAAAACTACTTGGCCCCAACCCTGCTGAAGATCTGAAAAAGCATTTTTCGGCCCAGCTTAACGTGAGCAGCACTACGCCCCCATGCTTTATTGCCGGTGCCGTTAATGATAAAGCAGTAAACCCGATGAACAGCCTGATGTTTTACCAGGCGCTGTTGCAAAACAACGTACCGGTAAGCTTTCACGTATTTCCGCAAGGCGCTCATGCCATTGCGTTGCGCAATAATCCCGGATCGACAGAGTTGTGGACCAAATTGTGTGAAATGTGGCTGATTGAAATGAACATTGTCCCTGAAAAACTGCCAACTAAATAACTATAACATCATTATGAAAAGACCAAGTCAACGTAAAACCTATTGGTTTAGCCTGGCAATTATCATTTTGGGCTGCGCAGCATTAAGCTTCATCAACCCTAAAAAAAAGCTAACCATTTTCTTAGCGGGTGATTCAACAATGGCTGATAAAAAGGTAAGCGCATATCCCGAAACCGGCTGGGGTACTCCTTTCAAATTTTTTTTCGACTCAACTACGGTCATAATAAATAAGGCACAAAACGGCCGCAGCACCCGTACTTTCATAACCGATGGCCTTTGGAAGCAGGTTACAGATAATTTAAAAGCCGATGATTATGTGCTGATACAATTTGGTCATAACGATGAGGTGCCCACCAAAA from Mucilaginibacter sp. SJ includes:
- a CDS encoding Gfo/Idh/MocA family protein, which translates into the protein MERRTFLKNTGLLTGGLLLNQNLSAIQPGADPVKIAVVGCGDRGTGIMNILNGMPDQFRITALCDVLDFRLTAAQKLVKPGSVKTYTDYRKLIDDKQVEAIIVAVPLYLHYAVAANVIRSGKHLYLEKTMTYTIDQALELVSLMHGRSNQVLQVGHQYRYSPLYYRVKEMINKGYLGKVTQVDCRWDRNGNWRRPVPDPSLERAINWRMYKEYSGGLAAELLSHQIDFINWVFDTHPQEFFATGGIDVFKDGRETYDNVQLMLRYPDLGLIGNFGAMCGNAHDGYLFKIKGTLGTVSLLTDQGMFYPEKKLLKEKGTVDGVTGATRIVWNKEGGTPILPEATKDGTWYAFNDFYQKILHNELPDSNVFTGARTAISVHLGNQALYSKKICNWDNSYKIG
- a CDS encoding glycoside hydrolase family 28 protein; this translates as MHFKKLNLLAILLFSLGLEANGQKSKTVYSWQHLPGAELPSFKTDTFNIEKFGAKPNGFTLNTQSINDAVSACNKNGGGVVLIPPGFWLTGPIVMQSNVNLHLSQAAVLQFTSDKGRFPLVEGNFEGHKSIRNQSPISGKDLQNIAITGEGIVDGHGEVWRAMGKDNITDRDWKALIASGGELSDDGRTWYPSASYAKGARTRNAGYMQTGKKPEDYQEIKDFFRPNLVVFSNCKKVLLQGTTFQNSAAWCLHTLQCEDLTFDGVHIRNPSNAQNGDGMDIESCSNVRVVNCTIDAGDDGICIKSGKDEEGRKVGKPCQNILIQNNVVYRAHGGFVIGSEMSGGAHDIFVSDCSFFGTDNGLRFKTVRGRGGVVENIYIRNISMRDIVRDAILFDMYYFTKAPSLAQTGGEEEKPPVNDGTPQFRNFYINDVVCDGANRAMLIRGLPEMSIKDIHLKNISIKADQGAEIIDASDVSLTNVMLQCKSTKPLVHIENSNKIRIDTLASAAKPDLLLSINGKYMGQVNLLHTDTSSVGQVAEFKYGADKSALITTK
- a CDS encoding FAD:protein FMN transferase, whose translation is MKTTLLAYPCVFILICCAFVQQEPLRRFELRGYAQGTTYSIVYYAPDSLVNTAQTDSLLKRFDQSVSLYLPNSLICQFNRSAKGIRIDEIFRVLITRALQISHATRGLVDPTVKPLVDAWGFGVIKPGHDPDQKEVQGLLHHVGANKINLTGTFLHKTSPDVQLDLNGIAQGYSVDLLASLLERHSIHNYLIELGGELRIKGHKPGNEPFKVGIEGISGDDLNPAPMRKVIEPGDGAITTSGNYRKHHKAGGKQVSHLMDPLTGYPIQNEMISVTVYAKDAITADGYDNGFMTMGLKRTLNFLKNRKDLGAYIVYRKPDGRIADTVTAYFKGYQQ
- a CDS encoding alpha/beta hydrolase; this encodes MMKHLLFKFTALALMIFSTHVQAQNFMEIWPHGHIPNSKNLRLTDSVANERIYRVMLPGMYAFFPGKQENKGTAVVICPGGGYERLAYVISGLQLAKWFNTMGISAFVLNYRLPNSPDLKQREIGPLMDAQRAIRYIRANAAKWGINPDKIGIMGTSSGGHLAATAATKTTDVSAIKDSLDRVSFRPDFAILISPVIDLSTSYAHAGSVKKLLGPNPAEDLKKHFSAQLNVSSTTPPCFIAGAVNDKAVNPMNSLMFYQALLQNNVPVSFHVFPQGAHAIALRNNPGSTELWTKLCEMWLIEMNIVPEKLPTK